Proteins encoded in a region of the Kryptolebias marmoratus isolate JLee-2015 linkage group LG14, ASM164957v2, whole genome shotgun sequence genome:
- the ppp1r26 gene encoding protein phosphatase 1 regulatory subunit 26 isoform X1 — MYLMNVPPVAATQTEWRRCGPPGSYSLPACFNDSDSELSTRETPISDKVQMIIESLRSSQSSLEMGDEIQGQECHTRVFKDPVGSSKNPAENPQPRFSSTNHHENSGSDSDDSVDRGIEEAILEYLKEKDGHKHKAEHESSFLQTSKIPSKASPFPDVSKHSSDSSTSLTSMSHFPTRVQAEAPTAAATGPLKKYIKNKASRDENFDLNPSLVSSKSCPEPAGLFNKTTPFSLKKEEDSDDSSSDDGIEEAIQRYQLEKQEQLNRQETFGLHPFRRESDSTSDDGIEEAIRSYQLEQLREKSGQKSLLHNQKPSDASLIHATSSDNRKRHKLKRKKVRTENQTFPSSDRKPRSSLPDFPKHKGQPVSAPPKVNTTAELMCAEAILDISKTVLPGPFHQGVGLSTQGPTDAPLLPSLPDTLPHEDSSSVDSEDGIEQEIRRFLEQKAQMHNQPVNIQEPKEVSVPKKPQRLSLTQRRRQKEKNLHVLNMSGAGDRQTEHNSELTEESTPSAFPQRSPTQPATAAHQPEQSGDKSSSLDSDEDLDTAIKDLLKTKKKSKKKIRDVKKKPRKCVRVEEPMSGNTVPTKKFKLDYVSKCGALKSNHKDKDKDGLVEEGGDSQSQLPAHGGDSQRLLSAQINNDSSSVDSDDSIEQEIRRFLAEKAKVSSADSLKDGHMCRNGTVLVQHGHMKPEDGHLKPEGGLIKPEDIKTEAQQAEILPEPRGLLFASPSGPAEDQTPRKLLSGVSPASPQSCVSSVLSCSPSLLEPADGAGAARNQQRRPNTGGDHVVPPQPARGGPSLSSLSAQSQAESIKWRQSLGLPPFSDKRAPTRTKFHITTSENRETASETNSYQNRDLRVQTPASAWFSSRTSTAPFSCSSETAVKATVRPPVLKFCSAARQNSHVTFPLSLRPGHSSQFSLGEDRASMVHVPKDKSVFVELETNRTNHVQVQSRTNQAQVQVQSRDRSEGKERCRSDEEVPEDRKNEEFVDESDCESDSKTEPEQKQGFSSLSLCRAIDPGITFHPCIALTSEERRTTFSTGNLLGKWKKGNGGWTLPHVKRKLQFLSVNRREAHL; from the exons ATGTACCTGATGAACGTACCTCCTGTCGCAGCGACGCAGACCGAGTGGAGAAGATGTGGTCCGCCTGGAAGCTACAGCCTTCCAGCCTGCTTCAATGACTCGGACTCGGAGCTGTCCACCAGAGAAACGCCAATCTCTGACAAGGTCCAGATGATCATAGAGAGCCTGAGGAGCAGCCAGTCCTCACTCGAGATGGGCGACGAGATCCAGGGACAGGAATGCCATACCCGTGTCTTCAAGGATCCCGTGGGCTCTTCTAAAAACCCCGCTGAAAACCCGCAGCCCCGTTTTTCTTCCACAAACCACCACGAGAACAGTGGCTCGGACAGTGATGACTCCGTGGACAGAGGAATCGAAGAGGCAATACTCGAgtacctgaaagaaaaagatggtCACAAACACAAGGCCGAACACGAGTCATCGTTTCTCCAAACTTCCAAAATCCCAAGCAAGGCCTCCCcgtttccagatgtttccaaACACAGCTCTGACAGCAGCACTTCCCTGACTTCCATGAGCCACTTCCCAACGAGAGTCCAAGCTGAGGCCCCGACAGCAGCAGCCACTGGACCTTTAAAAAAGTACATCAAAAACAAAGCTTCCAGGGATGAGAACTTTGATCTGAATCCAAGTTTGGTCAGTTCCAAGAGCTGCCCTGAGCCAGCCGGCCTCTTCAACAAGACAACACCGTTCTCGCTGAAGAAGGAGGAAGACTCCGATGATTCCAGCAGCGACGACGGCATCGAGGAGGCCATCCAGAGGTACCAGCTGGAGAAACAGGAGCAGCTAAACAGGCAGGAAACCTTCGGTCTGCACCCGTTTCGCCGCGAGTCCGACTCAACAAGCGACGATGGGATCGAAGAAGCGATTCGCTCCTACCAGCTGGAGCAGCTTCGAGAGAAGAGCGGCCAAAAATCGCTTCTGCACAATCAGAAACCCTCCGACGCGTCTTTAATACACGCTACGAGCTCAGACAACAGGAAGAGacacaaactgaagagaaaaaaggtCCGAACGGAGAACCAAACTTTTCCTTCATCTGATAGAAAACCCAGATCTTCACTTCCAGACTTCCCAAAACACAAAGGTCAGCCGGTCTCTGCTCCTCCCAAAGTTAATACGACTGCTGAACTAATGTGTGCTGAAGCCATTCTGGACATTTCTAAAACCGTTCTGCCCGGGCCCTTCCATCAGGGGGTCGGGCTGAGCACCCAAGGCCCGACTGACGCTCCCCTTCTGCCTTCTCTGCCCGACACCCTGCCACATGAAGACAGCAGCTCCGTTGATAGTGAGGACGGAATCGAGCAGGAAATCAGGAGGTTTCTGGAGCAGAAGGCCCAAATGCACAACCAGCCGGTCAACATTCAGGAGCCAAAAGAGGTTTCTGTTCCAAAGAAACCACAAAGACTATCTTTAACacagagaagaagacagaagGAGAAGAACCTTCATGTCCTCAACATGTCGGGAgcaggagacagacagacagaacataATTCGGAGCTCACAGAGGAGTCTACCCCCTCGGCTTTTCCCCAGAGAAGTCCAACCCAACCTGCCACAGCAGCGCACCAGCCGGAGCAAAGTGGAGACAAAAGCAGCTCCCTGGACAGCGATGAAGACCTCGACACTGCCATCAAAGATCtgctgaagacaaaaaagaagtcCAAGAAAAAGATCCGAGACGTGAAGAAGAAACCCAGGAAGTGCGTCAGAGTCGAGGAGCCAATGTCAGGAAACACCGTTCCCACCAAGAAGTTCAAACTCGATTATGTGTCCAAATGCGGTGCCCTGAAGAGCAACCACAAGGATAAAGACAAGGACGGGCTGGTGGAGGAAGGTGGAGACAGCCAATCACAGCTCCCCGCTCATGGTGGAGACAGCCAACGCCTGCTCTCCGCTCAGATAAACAACGACAGCAGCTCCGTGGACAGCGATGACAGCATCGAGCAGGAGATCCGAAGGTTTCTGGCTGAGAAGGCCAAAGTTTCCTCCGCAGACAGTCTGAAGGATGGACACATGTGCAGGAATGGGACAGTCCTGGTTCAACATGGACACATGAAACCTGAAGATGGACACTTGAAACCCGAAGGTGGACTCATCAAACCGGAAGACATTAAGACAGAAGCTCAGCAGGCTGAGATTCTTCCAGAACCAAGAGGTCTTCTGTTTGCTTCTCCGAGTGGTCCAGCTGAAGATCAAACCCCACGCAAGCTCCTGTCAGGCGTCTCTCCTGCCAGCCCGCAGTCTTGCGTGTCCTCGGTCCTGTCCTGCAGTCCCAGTCTTTTGGAACCAGCAGACGGGGCGGGGGCAGCTAGAAACCAGCAAAGGAGGCCGAACACTGGTGGAGACCACGTTGTCCCCCCTCAGCCTGCGAGAGGTGGACCATCTTTGAGTTCTCTTTCTGCCCAGTCCCAGGCAGAGTCCATCAAGTGGCGCCAGAGTCTGGGTCTTCCCCCCTTTTCTGACAAAAGGGCCCCCACCCGGACTAAGTTTCATATCACCACTTCAGAAAACCGAGAGACCGCCTCAGAGACAAATTCATATCAGAACAGGGACCTCAGAGTACAGACTCCGGCCTCTGCTTGGTTCTCGTCGAGGACCAGCACGGCTCCGTTCTCCTGCTCCTCAGAGACGGCCGTAAAGGCCACGGTCAGACCCCCAGTTCTAAAGTTCTGCTCTGCTGCCAGGCAGAACTCGCACGTGACATTTCCGCTGAGCCTTAGACCTGGACACAGCTCCCAGTTCTCTTTAGGAGAGGACAGAGCCAGCATGGTCCACGTGCCCAAAGACAAGAGCGTGTTTGTAGAACTGGAGACCAACAGGACCAACCATGTCCAGGTCCAGAGCAGGACTAACCAGgcccaggtccaggtccagagCAGGGACAGGAGTGAGGGGAAGGAGAGGTGCAGGAGCGATGAAGAGGTGCCAGAGGACAGAAAGAATGAAGAGTTTGTAGACGAGTCAGATTGTGAGTCAGACAgcaaaacagaaccagaacagaagcAGGGCTTTTCCAGTCT GTCTCTGTGCAGAGCCATCGATCCTGGGATCACCTTCCACCCGTGCATAGCTCTCACCTCAGAGGAGAGACGCACCACGTTCAGCACCGGCAACCTGCTGGGAAAATGGAAGAAG GGGAACGGCGGCTGGACTTTGCCACACGTCAAAAGAAAGCTTCAGTTTCTTTCGGTCAACAG GAGGGAGGCACACCTGTAG
- the ppp1r26 gene encoding protein phosphatase 1 regulatory subunit 26 isoform X2, giving the protein MYLMNVPPVAATQTEWRRCGPPGSYSLPACFNDSDSELSTRETPISDKVQMIIESLRSSQSSLEMGDEIQGQECHTRVFKDPVGSSKNPAENPQPRFSSTNHHENSGSDSDDSVDRGIEEAILEYLKEKDGHKHKAEHESSFLQTSKIPSKASPFPDVSKHSSDSSTSLTSMSHFPTRVQAEAPTAAATGPLKKYIKNKASRDENFDLNPSLVSSKSCPEPAGLFNKTTPFSLKKEEDSDDSSSDDGIEEAIQRYQLEKQEQLNRQETFGLHPFRRESDSTSDDGIEEAIRSYQLEQLREKSGQKSLLHNQKPSDASLIHATSSDNRKRHKLKRKKVRTENQTFPSSDRKPRSSLPDFPKHKGQPVSAPPKVNTTAELMCAEAILDISKTVLPGPFHQGVGLSTQGPTDAPLLPSLPDTLPHEDSSSVDSEDGIEQEIRRFLEQKAQMHNQPVNIQEPKEVSVPKKPQRLSLTQRRRQKEKNLHVLNMSGAGDRQTEHNSELTEESTPSAFPQRSPTQPATAAHQPEQSGDKSSSLDSDEDLDTAIKDLLKTKKKSKKKIRDVKKKPRKCVRVEEPMSGNTVPTKKFKLDYVSKCGALKSNHKDKDKDGLVEEGGDSQSQLPAHGGDSQRLLSAQINNDSSSVDSDDSIEQEIRRFLAEKAKVSSADSLKDGHMCRNGTVLVQHGHMKPEDGHLKPEGGLIKPEDIKTEAQQAEILPEPRGLLFASPSGPAEDQTPRKLLSGVSPASPQSCVSSVLSCSPSLLEPADGAGAARNQQRRPNTGGDHVVPPQPARGGPSLSSLSAQSQAESIKWRQSLGLPPFSDKRAPTRTKFHITTSENRETASETNSYQNRDLRVQTPASAWFSSRTSTAPFSCSSETAVKATVRPPVLKFCSAARQNSHVTFPLSLRPGHSSQFSLGEDRASMVHVPKDKSVFVELETNRTNHVQVQSRTNQAQVQVQSRDRSEGKERCRSDEEVPEDRKNEEFVDESDCESDSKTEPEQKQGFSSLVK; this is encoded by the exons ATGTACCTGATGAACGTACCTCCTGTCGCAGCGACGCAGACCGAGTGGAGAAGATGTGGTCCGCCTGGAAGCTACAGCCTTCCAGCCTGCTTCAATGACTCGGACTCGGAGCTGTCCACCAGAGAAACGCCAATCTCTGACAAGGTCCAGATGATCATAGAGAGCCTGAGGAGCAGCCAGTCCTCACTCGAGATGGGCGACGAGATCCAGGGACAGGAATGCCATACCCGTGTCTTCAAGGATCCCGTGGGCTCTTCTAAAAACCCCGCTGAAAACCCGCAGCCCCGTTTTTCTTCCACAAACCACCACGAGAACAGTGGCTCGGACAGTGATGACTCCGTGGACAGAGGAATCGAAGAGGCAATACTCGAgtacctgaaagaaaaagatggtCACAAACACAAGGCCGAACACGAGTCATCGTTTCTCCAAACTTCCAAAATCCCAAGCAAGGCCTCCCcgtttccagatgtttccaaACACAGCTCTGACAGCAGCACTTCCCTGACTTCCATGAGCCACTTCCCAACGAGAGTCCAAGCTGAGGCCCCGACAGCAGCAGCCACTGGACCTTTAAAAAAGTACATCAAAAACAAAGCTTCCAGGGATGAGAACTTTGATCTGAATCCAAGTTTGGTCAGTTCCAAGAGCTGCCCTGAGCCAGCCGGCCTCTTCAACAAGACAACACCGTTCTCGCTGAAGAAGGAGGAAGACTCCGATGATTCCAGCAGCGACGACGGCATCGAGGAGGCCATCCAGAGGTACCAGCTGGAGAAACAGGAGCAGCTAAACAGGCAGGAAACCTTCGGTCTGCACCCGTTTCGCCGCGAGTCCGACTCAACAAGCGACGATGGGATCGAAGAAGCGATTCGCTCCTACCAGCTGGAGCAGCTTCGAGAGAAGAGCGGCCAAAAATCGCTTCTGCACAATCAGAAACCCTCCGACGCGTCTTTAATACACGCTACGAGCTCAGACAACAGGAAGAGacacaaactgaagagaaaaaaggtCCGAACGGAGAACCAAACTTTTCCTTCATCTGATAGAAAACCCAGATCTTCACTTCCAGACTTCCCAAAACACAAAGGTCAGCCGGTCTCTGCTCCTCCCAAAGTTAATACGACTGCTGAACTAATGTGTGCTGAAGCCATTCTGGACATTTCTAAAACCGTTCTGCCCGGGCCCTTCCATCAGGGGGTCGGGCTGAGCACCCAAGGCCCGACTGACGCTCCCCTTCTGCCTTCTCTGCCCGACACCCTGCCACATGAAGACAGCAGCTCCGTTGATAGTGAGGACGGAATCGAGCAGGAAATCAGGAGGTTTCTGGAGCAGAAGGCCCAAATGCACAACCAGCCGGTCAACATTCAGGAGCCAAAAGAGGTTTCTGTTCCAAAGAAACCACAAAGACTATCTTTAACacagagaagaagacagaagGAGAAGAACCTTCATGTCCTCAACATGTCGGGAgcaggagacagacagacagaacataATTCGGAGCTCACAGAGGAGTCTACCCCCTCGGCTTTTCCCCAGAGAAGTCCAACCCAACCTGCCACAGCAGCGCACCAGCCGGAGCAAAGTGGAGACAAAAGCAGCTCCCTGGACAGCGATGAAGACCTCGACACTGCCATCAAAGATCtgctgaagacaaaaaagaagtcCAAGAAAAAGATCCGAGACGTGAAGAAGAAACCCAGGAAGTGCGTCAGAGTCGAGGAGCCAATGTCAGGAAACACCGTTCCCACCAAGAAGTTCAAACTCGATTATGTGTCCAAATGCGGTGCCCTGAAGAGCAACCACAAGGATAAAGACAAGGACGGGCTGGTGGAGGAAGGTGGAGACAGCCAATCACAGCTCCCCGCTCATGGTGGAGACAGCCAACGCCTGCTCTCCGCTCAGATAAACAACGACAGCAGCTCCGTGGACAGCGATGACAGCATCGAGCAGGAGATCCGAAGGTTTCTGGCTGAGAAGGCCAAAGTTTCCTCCGCAGACAGTCTGAAGGATGGACACATGTGCAGGAATGGGACAGTCCTGGTTCAACATGGACACATGAAACCTGAAGATGGACACTTGAAACCCGAAGGTGGACTCATCAAACCGGAAGACATTAAGACAGAAGCTCAGCAGGCTGAGATTCTTCCAGAACCAAGAGGTCTTCTGTTTGCTTCTCCGAGTGGTCCAGCTGAAGATCAAACCCCACGCAAGCTCCTGTCAGGCGTCTCTCCTGCCAGCCCGCAGTCTTGCGTGTCCTCGGTCCTGTCCTGCAGTCCCAGTCTTTTGGAACCAGCAGACGGGGCGGGGGCAGCTAGAAACCAGCAAAGGAGGCCGAACACTGGTGGAGACCACGTTGTCCCCCCTCAGCCTGCGAGAGGTGGACCATCTTTGAGTTCTCTTTCTGCCCAGTCCCAGGCAGAGTCCATCAAGTGGCGCCAGAGTCTGGGTCTTCCCCCCTTTTCTGACAAAAGGGCCCCCACCCGGACTAAGTTTCATATCACCACTTCAGAAAACCGAGAGACCGCCTCAGAGACAAATTCATATCAGAACAGGGACCTCAGAGTACAGACTCCGGCCTCTGCTTGGTTCTCGTCGAGGACCAGCACGGCTCCGTTCTCCTGCTCCTCAGAGACGGCCGTAAAGGCCACGGTCAGACCCCCAGTTCTAAAGTTCTGCTCTGCTGCCAGGCAGAACTCGCACGTGACATTTCCGCTGAGCCTTAGACCTGGACACAGCTCCCAGTTCTCTTTAGGAGAGGACAGAGCCAGCATGGTCCACGTGCCCAAAGACAAGAGCGTGTTTGTAGAACTGGAGACCAACAGGACCAACCATGTCCAGGTCCAGAGCAGGACTAACCAGgcccaggtccaggtccagagCAGGGACAGGAGTGAGGGGAAGGAGAGGTGCAGGAGCGATGAAGAGGTGCCAGAGGACAGAAAGAATGAAGAGTTTGTAGACGAGTCAGATTGTGAGTCAGACAgcaaaacagaaccagaacagaagcAGGGCTTTTCCAGTCT TGTGAAATAA